One genomic region from Thermomicrobium sp. 4228-Ro encodes:
- a CDS encoding VOC family protein, producing the protein MPARNLNHVSIVAKNLEESVRFYEDVFGLERIPTPNFGHPVQWLRVGDLQLHIFERPEEARRYAHFALTVDDLVTVYEKARARGCLDGDTFSHFLVQLPNGNVQLYVRDPAGNLIEVNYPSIAQLPAELQAQCVRLEDRYPQSDWNRQATLFLEPVTMRS; encoded by the coding sequence ATGCCCGCACGGAACTTGAACCACGTCAGCATCGTCGCGAAGAACCTCGAGGAATCCGTCCGGTTTTACGAGGACGTCTTCGGACTCGAGCGCATTCCCACCCCCAACTTCGGTCACCCAGTCCAGTGGCTCCGCGTCGGCGACTTGCAGTTGCACATCTTCGAGCGACCGGAAGAAGCGCGCCGCTACGCGCATTTCGCACTGACTGTTGACGATCTCGTCACGGTCTACGAGAAGGCACGTGCCCGGGGCTGCCTGGACGGCGATACCTTCTCGCATTTCCTCGTCCAGTTGCCCAACGGGAACGTCCAGCTCTACGTGCGCGACCCAGCTGGCAATCTGATCGAGGTCAACTATCCGAGCATCGCGCAACTCCCCGCGGAACTCCAGGCCCAGTGCGTGCGGCTCGAGGACCGGTACCCGCAGAGCGACTGGAACCGCCAGGCGACCCTGTTCCTGGAGCCGGTCACGATGCGCTCCTGA
- a CDS encoding aspartate aminotransferase family protein, with product MGTIEKYREYVCTSFVAAVEPVVVARASGATVFDVEGREYIDCFAGIAVTNAGHCHPKVVAAAKAQADKLVHAASYVYHVPVVADLAERLAQITPGRLKKTFFGNSGAEGIETALRMAKAYTGRNEFIALTHSFHGRTVGTLSVTGNMLRKKRGGPYLPGVAFAPAPYLYRNPFGTDDPEVLAQRCAEMVEWAIKYQTSGNVAAFIAEPVMGEGGIIVPPANYFRYVKDVLDRYGILFIVDEVQSGFGRTGKLFAIEHYGVEPDIMVMAKGIADGFPLSACIARAEIADAFQPGEHLSTFGGNPVSCAAALANIDVMLEEDVPGQAARKGEQALAQLRELAAEHELIGDVRGIGLMIGVELVTDRTTKEPAAKHAAALRAYCREHGVLIGVGGQEGNVVRIQPPLTIGWEQLERALAVFADGLRAVSS from the coding sequence ATGGGAACGATCGAAAAATATCGCGAATACGTCTGCACGAGCTTCGTCGCCGCAGTCGAGCCAGTCGTCGTCGCTCGTGCGTCCGGCGCGACCGTGTTCGACGTCGAGGGGCGCGAGTACATCGACTGCTTCGCTGGCATCGCCGTTACCAACGCCGGCCACTGCCATCCCAAGGTCGTCGCGGCAGCCAAGGCGCAGGCCGACAAGCTCGTGCATGCCGCTAGTTACGTCTACCATGTACCGGTGGTCGCTGATCTGGCGGAGCGGCTCGCCCAGATCACACCGGGCCGGCTCAAGAAGACGTTCTTCGGGAACAGCGGTGCCGAAGGAATCGAGACGGCACTCCGCATGGCGAAGGCGTACACCGGGAGGAACGAGTTCATCGCGCTGACCCACTCGTTCCACGGGCGTACGGTCGGCACGCTCTCGGTCACCGGCAACATGCTGCGCAAGAAGCGCGGTGGTCCCTACCTCCCCGGCGTGGCTTTCGCTCCCGCTCCGTATCTCTACCGGAACCCCTTCGGAACGGACGACCCGGAAGTCCTCGCCCAGCGCTGCGCCGAGATGGTCGAGTGGGCGATCAAGTACCAGACGTCCGGCAACGTGGCTGCCTTCATCGCCGAACCGGTCATGGGCGAGGGCGGCATCATCGTGCCACCGGCCAACTATTTCCGCTACGTCAAGGACGTGCTCGACCGCTACGGCATCCTCTTCATCGTCGACGAAGTGCAGAGCGGCTTCGGACGGACCGGCAAGCTCTTCGCGATCGAGCATTACGGCGTCGAGCCGGACATCATGGTGATGGCCAAGGGAATCGCCGATGGCTTCCCGCTCTCGGCTTGCATCGCCCGCGCCGAGATCGCCGACGCCTTCCAGCCCGGCGAGCACCTCTCCACCTTCGGGGGCAATCCGGTCTCCTGCGCCGCTGCACTGGCGAACATCGACGTCATGCTGGAAGAAGACGTGCCCGGTCAGGCCGCCCGCAAGGGAGAACAGGCGCTGGCGCAGCTGCGCGAACTGGCTGCCGAGCACGAGCTGATCGGCGACGTACGCGGGATCGGCCTCATGATCGGCGTCGAACTCGTTACCGACCGAACGACCAAAGAGCCAGCCGCGAAGCACGCTGCCGCGCTCCGGGCCTACTGCCGCGAGCATGGCGTCCTGATCGGTGTGGGCGGGCAAGAGGGAAACGTCGTTCGTATCCAGCCACCGCTGACGATCGGCTGGGAGCAGCTGGAGCGCGCGCTGGCCGTCTTCGCCGACGGGCTCCGCGCGGTGAGCAGCTGA
- a CDS encoding MFS transporter yields the protein MAQESDDARSMTDRVDVLYSLRMYPAFRVLFGTTLTTNAAFWMWSLLAGWLALLLTDSPFFVGLTGFLSGIPMLIVSLPAGVLIDRFDRRFVLLAAQVVVALVTVVLVLFLWFGWLHPWQLLLAAFLSGAGMAFVFATRSALVGNLVGREALANAVALTSTAQNAPRIVGPALAGPLVGLLGMPGAFAVCAVFQVLSVVITVRLPRVRPTTRRSGFWRSFVEGLEAVWRREQLRALMGLAALPTLLVFPYTNFLPVFARDELGLGATGLGVLMALNGLGAVIGSVAVAARRRFGESPRILVASVLAFAAAVFAFAHAPVPWLAALFLFVAGATGAVYMASTNTLLQLAVDDQIRGRVLSVYLLTWGLLPVGTLPAGAIADVWGAPRAVTLLTLSAMLAIVMVAARFPILRRPTLLGEQPRAVTRVR from the coding sequence ATGGCGCAGGAAAGCGACGATGCACGGTCGATGACGGACCGGGTCGATGTACTCTACTCGTTGCGCATGTATCCGGCCTTTCGCGTGTTGTTCGGGACGACCTTGACGACGAATGCTGCCTTCTGGATGTGGTCGCTCCTCGCTGGCTGGCTCGCCTTGCTCCTCACCGACTCACCATTCTTCGTCGGCCTCACGGGCTTTCTCAGCGGGATCCCCATGCTCATCGTCAGTCTGCCGGCTGGTGTCCTCATCGATCGGTTCGACCGCCGGTTCGTCCTGCTGGCAGCGCAGGTCGTCGTCGCCCTGGTCACGGTCGTGCTGGTGCTTTTCCTGTGGTTCGGCTGGCTGCATCCGTGGCAGCTTCTGCTCGCCGCATTTCTCTCCGGGGCAGGGATGGCCTTCGTCTTCGCGACGCGCAGCGCGCTCGTGGGGAACCTCGTCGGGCGCGAGGCGCTCGCCAATGCGGTCGCCCTCACTTCGACGGCCCAAAATGCGCCGCGTATCGTCGGCCCGGCGTTGGCCGGGCCGCTCGTCGGGCTCCTCGGAATGCCTGGAGCCTTCGCGGTCTGTGCAGTCTTCCAGGTGCTCTCGGTCGTGATCACGGTGCGGCTCCCACGCGTTCGACCCACCACGCGCAGGAGCGGTTTTTGGCGCTCGTTCGTCGAGGGGCTGGAAGCGGTTTGGCGGCGCGAGCAGCTCCGAGCTCTGATGGGGCTGGCGGCGCTGCCGACCCTGCTCGTCTTCCCCTACACCAATTTTCTGCCGGTCTTCGCGCGGGACGAACTGGGACTCGGTGCGACCGGCCTTGGGGTGTTGATGGCTCTGAACGGCCTGGGAGCCGTCATCGGCTCCGTCGCGGTCGCAGCTCGCCGCCGGTTCGGCGAGTCACCGCGCATTCTCGTGGCGAGTGTGCTCGCCTTCGCGGCTGCAGTGTTCGCTTTCGCGCACGCGCCAGTACCCTGGCTCGCTGCGCTCTTCTTGTTCGTGGCGGGGGCGACAGGGGCGGTGTACATGGCATCGACGAACACGCTCTTGCAGCTTGCAGTGGATGACCAGATTCGGGGGCGGGTGCTGAGCGTCTATTTGCTGACCTGGGGCTTGTTACCGGTGGGGACTTTGCCGGCCGGTGCGATCGCGGATGTCTGGGGCGCGCCACGGGCGGTCACGCTGCTCACGCTGAGCGCGATGCTCGCGATCGTGATGGTTGCCGCACGTTTTCCCATCCTGCGTCGCCCGACGCTTCTCGGCGAGCAGCCGCGGGCAGTGACGCGCGTCCGCTGA
- a CDS encoding MFS transporter, translating to MRDLIPRPWVFRQPALRAVLGLTLLAGLVSGFVVPFLPLVARDRGASYGTIGLMASTFLLAQLVFQFPAGALADRIGRARPVMAGLLIEGAATAAFAWAESTWAFVALRLVQGIGLSLIYPAVRALIVDLAPVERRGEAFAAFWSMLNVGWLLGPALGGLLVSVVGKVPLLVLSGLGEMVLVVPAAFAFRRLIAVRDEVTRTVTGGSFRPLLGPPLFAAMLLAFGFEVPVGIFSGIWSIYLSELGASELALGLSYTAFSVTNLLTLPVGGRLANRRPRWRRMTILALCLGMIVVSYGIPSVPVLLLLAAVEGALVGLLIPSVDAYLSTIAGPEHQGRVQGAYTTAGIAGAALSALGSSALYGLGQWVPFTVAGVALVALALPASLVMRVTERATVPESRVRSLV from the coding sequence ATGCGTGACCTGATACCCCGACCGTGGGTCTTCCGGCAACCGGCGCTCCGCGCAGTGCTCGGTCTGACCCTGCTGGCAGGACTGGTGAGCGGGTTCGTCGTGCCGTTCCTCCCGTTGGTCGCGCGCGACCGGGGCGCCTCCTACGGAACGATCGGCTTGATGGCCTCGACCTTCCTGCTCGCGCAACTCGTGTTTCAGTTCCCCGCTGGAGCGCTGGCCGATCGCATCGGGCGCGCCAGACCAGTGATGGCGGGTCTGCTCATCGAGGGGGCAGCGACGGCTGCTTTCGCCTGGGCAGAATCGACCTGGGCATTCGTCGCGTTGCGGCTGGTGCAAGGAATCGGCCTGTCGTTGATCTATCCGGCTGTCCGTGCACTGATCGTCGATCTCGCGCCGGTGGAGCGCCGGGGCGAAGCCTTTGCCGCGTTCTGGAGCATGCTCAACGTCGGCTGGTTACTCGGCCCTGCACTCGGTGGGCTCTTAGTCAGTGTCGTCGGGAAGGTGCCGCTGCTCGTGCTCAGCGGCCTGGGGGAGATGGTACTGGTCGTCCCGGCTGCCTTCGCTTTCCGGCGACTGATCGCCGTGCGGGACGAGGTGACGCGCACGGTGACGGGCGGTTCCTTCCGTCCACTCCTCGGGCCACCGCTCTTCGCGGCGATGCTCCTGGCGTTCGGGTTCGAGGTTCCGGTGGGCATCTTCAGCGGGATCTGGAGTATCTACCTCAGTGAACTCGGTGCCAGCGAGTTGGCATTGGGGCTCTCGTACACAGCCTTCTCGGTGACGAATCTCTTGACGCTCCCCGTCGGTGGACGGCTGGCGAATCGTCGACCGCGCTGGCGCCGCATGACCATCTTGGCGCTCTGTCTCGGAATGATCGTCGTGAGTTACGGTATCCCGTCGGTGCCGGTACTGCTTCTCCTCGCTGCCGTGGAGGGAGCGCTGGTTGGGTTGCTGATCCCGTCGGTGGATGCCTATCTCTCGACGATCGCGGGGCCGGAGCACCAAGGGCGCGTCCAAGGGGCCTATACGACGGCCGGTATCGCCGGTGCAGCGCTGAGTGCCTTGGGCAGTTCGGCTCTCTACGGACTCGGTCAGTGGGTGCCGTTCACCGTTGCCGGTGTCGCGCTGGTCGCGCTCGCCCTCCCGGCCTCGCTGGTGATGCGCGTGACGGAGCGGGCGACCGTGCCGGAATCCCGCGTGCGATCGTTGGTGTGA
- a CDS encoding acyl-CoA thioesterase: MRRVEVPFVVYWGDADAAQLVFYPNVFRYVMQAEHELFSGLGFDTIRLMRERRLANPRVHVEADYHRPLWIFDRGTCQLWVSTIGRSSLRLDFALVKEGEAEPAVTGHMVQVFVDVDSMRPVPIPEELRRALEADDGG; this comes from the coding sequence GTGCGCCGAGTCGAGGTGCCGTTCGTCGTCTACTGGGGCGACGCCGATGCCGCACAGCTGGTCTTCTACCCGAATGTGTTCCGCTACGTGATGCAGGCGGAACACGAGCTGTTCAGCGGTCTCGGTTTCGACACGATCCGCCTGATGCGTGAGCGACGGCTGGCCAACCCGCGCGTGCACGTGGAGGCGGATTACCATCGCCCGCTCTGGATTTTCGATCGCGGTACCTGCCAGCTCTGGGTGAGTACGATCGGCCGTTCGTCGCTGCGGCTCGATTTCGCCCTCGTCAAAGAGGGCGAAGCTGAACCGGCAGTGACAGGCCATATGGTCCAGGTCTTCGTCGATGTGGACTCCATGCGGCCGGTACCGATCCCGGAGGAACTCCGGCGGGCACTCGAGGCAGACGACGGTGGTTGA
- the trpS gene encoding tryptophan--tRNA ligase has product MAGKPRAFSGIQPTGGIHLGNYLGAIRNWVLQQDQYENIFSIVDLHAMTVPYDPRELRQRTLEVASVLLAAGIDPERSILFVQSDVREHTELCWILGTLATFGELRRMTQFKEKSKGNERVGAGLFFYPVLQAADILLYDAAVVPVGEDQKQHIELTRDLAIRFNHTFGETFVVPEPDIKPAGARIMSLTDPSKKMSKSDPDPDSRIELRDPPDVIRRKIRKAVTDSETVIRYDEERKPAIANLLTIYSLLSGIPIPELEARYAGKGYGQFKQDLAEVIVHALAPIQAKLDELMSDPRIVIRTLHEGAAKARELAAAKMAVVRERCGLGLPPLD; this is encoded by the coding sequence ATGGCGGGGAAGCCGCGCGCGTTCTCGGGAATCCAACCGACTGGTGGCATTCACTTGGGAAACTACCTTGGGGCGATCCGGAACTGGGTGCTCCAGCAGGATCAGTACGAGAACATCTTCAGTATCGTCGATTTGCACGCGATGACCGTGCCGTACGATCCTCGCGAGCTCCGGCAGCGGACGCTCGAAGTCGCGAGTGTCCTGCTCGCAGCTGGGATCGACCCCGAGCGCTCGATCCTGTTCGTCCAATCGGACGTGCGCGAGCATACGGAGCTCTGCTGGATCCTGGGTACGCTCGCCACGTTCGGTGAGCTGCGGCGGATGACGCAGTTCAAGGAGAAATCGAAAGGAAACGAACGGGTTGGAGCGGGATTGTTCTTCTACCCGGTTCTGCAGGCCGCCGATATCTTGCTCTACGATGCTGCCGTCGTGCCGGTGGGTGAGGACCAGAAGCAGCACATCGAGCTGACGCGCGATCTCGCGATCCGCTTCAACCACACATTCGGCGAGACGTTCGTCGTGCCGGAGCCGGACATCAAGCCCGCCGGGGCACGCATCATGTCGCTGACCGACCCGTCCAAGAAGATGAGCAAGAGCGATCCGGACCCGGACAGCCGGATCGAACTCCGTGACCCACCGGACGTGATCCGGCGCAAGATCCGCAAGGCGGTGACCGACTCGGAGACGGTCATTCGCTACGACGAGGAGCGGAAACCGGCGATCGCGAACCTGCTCACGATCTATTCGCTGCTCTCGGGCATCCCGATACCGGAACTCGAGGCGCGCTATGCCGGCAAAGGGTACGGGCAGTTCAAACAGGATCTGGCTGAAGTTATCGTTCATGCGCTCGCACCGATTCAGGCGAAGCTCGACGAGCTGATGTCGGATCCGCGTATCGTGATCCGCACGCTGCACGAGGGGGCTGCCAAGGCACGCGAGCTGGCTGCAGCCAAGATGGCGGTGGTCCGCGAGCGCTGTGGACTGGGGCTCCCGCCGCTCGATTGA
- a CDS encoding cupin domain-containing protein, which yields MAAAERVTLYRWSTMPEEVPRPGVIRQTVNAERQTLVRYRYAPGSVFPVHAHPEEQITVVLRGTLAFEIDGTELLGEPGDVIVIPGGVAHGARVVGDEEVETLNTFVPRREQAP from the coding sequence ATGGCTGCTGCGGAACGCGTTACCCTGTATCGGTGGTCGACTATGCCGGAAGAGGTGCCCCGACCGGGTGTGATCCGGCAGACGGTAAACGCTGAGCGCCAGACGCTCGTCCGATACCGGTATGCGCCCGGCTCGGTGTTCCCCGTCCATGCGCATCCGGAAGAACAGATCACCGTCGTGCTCCGTGGGACGCTCGCGTTCGAGATCGATGGCACCGAGCTGCTCGGTGAGCCGGGTGACGTCATCGTGATCCCGGGTGGTGTGGCGCACGGAGCACGCGTCGTCGGCGATGAGGAAGTCGAGACGTTGAATACGTTCGTACCGCGGCGCGAGCAAGCGCCCTGA
- the mnhG gene encoding monovalent cation/H(+) antiporter subunit G: protein MTDVVTGLLALSGSSLMLIAALGLLRMPDFYTRMQAAAKAGTLGILLVVTATGLVLGSLSALLHALLASLFFLLTTPIATHLLGRAAYLSGIRPWVLEDDLAGRYHPETHELESAPDAGSSP from the coding sequence ATGACGGACGTCGTGACCGGTCTCCTGGCCCTCTCCGGTTCCTCGCTCATGCTGATCGCAGCACTCGGCCTGCTCCGCATGCCTGATTTCTACACACGCATGCAAGCGGCCGCGAAGGCTGGAACGCTCGGCATCCTGCTCGTCGTGACCGCCACCGGCCTCGTCCTCGGCAGCCTCTCCGCGCTGCTCCACGCGCTGCTCGCCAGCTTGTTTTTCCTCCTGACGACACCGATCGCGACGCACCTTCTGGGCCGCGCTGCGTACCTCTCGGGGATCCGTCCATGGGTGCTCGAGGATGATCTCGCCGGGCGCTACCACCCCGAGACGCACGAACTGGAAAGCGCGCCTGACGCGGGCTCGTCGCCCTGA
- a CDS encoding monovalent cation/H+ antiporter complex subunit F: MIEQLIGLPTDSPFLVGAMLLLVLALVLAFARVVRGPTIPDRVVALDMMATLVVGLLLLLGAVLRMLAIVDIAIVLALIAFLSTVAFASLVERRTRE, encoded by the coding sequence ATGATCGAGCAGTTGATCGGGCTCCCGACCGACTCACCGTTCCTCGTCGGAGCGATGCTCCTGCTCGTCCTCGCGCTCGTGCTCGCCTTCGCGCGTGTCGTGCGCGGCCCGACGATTCCGGATCGCGTCGTTGCGCTCGACATGATGGCGACGCTCGTCGTCGGGCTGCTGCTCCTGCTCGGCGCCGTACTCCGGATGCTCGCCATCGTCGATATCGCGATCGTGCTCGCGCTCATCGCTTTCCTCAGCACGGTCGCCTTCGCTTCGCTCGTCGAACGGAGGACGCGCGAATGA
- a CDS encoding Na+/H+ antiporter subunit E: MNALLLNILLAMVWMMAVGRFTFHQLLLGFLLGFLVVSVVEPLWGSGAYARRVFRFVRFAGFFFWELLLSSLRVAYDIVTPELHARPRIFAVPLDARTDTEVTLVANFLTLTPGTLSLDVSADRRTLYVHTMYAESREQFIAEVKRGLEARLLEVLR; encoded by the coding sequence GTGAACGCTCTGCTCCTCAATATCTTGCTCGCTATGGTGTGGATGATGGCAGTCGGCCGCTTCACGTTCCACCAGCTTCTGCTCGGTTTCCTGCTCGGGTTCCTCGTCGTCTCGGTCGTCGAGCCACTGTGGGGCAGCGGAGCGTACGCCCGTCGCGTCTTTCGGTTCGTTCGTTTCGCTGGTTTCTTCTTCTGGGAACTCCTCCTGAGCAGTTTGCGTGTCGCCTACGATATTGTCACGCCCGAGCTGCATGCCCGCCCGCGCATCTTCGCCGTTCCACTCGATGCTCGAACCGACACAGAAGTCACGCTCGTCGCGAATTTCCTCACGCTCACTCCTGGCACGCTCTCGCTTGACGTTTCAGCCGACCGGCGGACGCTTTATGTCCACACCATGTACGCCGAGAGTCGTGAGCAGTTTATCGCTGAGGTCAAGCGCGGGCTCGAAGCGCGACTTCTGGAGGTTCTGCGATGA